One genomic region from Vicia villosa cultivar HV-30 ecotype Madison, WI unplaced genomic scaffold, Vvil1.0 ctg.002896F_1_1, whole genome shotgun sequence encodes:
- the LOC131640019 gene encoding sulfated surface glycoprotein 185-like, whose amino-acid sequence MRSSVGLRQWSQLIYAIAFCIIASSVAADDKPYYESQPPYAYKLSLPTYIYNSPPPPSLSPPPPPPSPSPPPPPSPSPPPAPSPSPPIPPSPSPSPPPSPPPPSPLGVFMVHELN is encoded by the coding sequence ATGAGAAGTTCAGTTGGGTTGAGGCAATGGTCTCAACTCATCTATGCAATTGCATTTTGCATAATTGCTAGCAGTGTTGCTGCTGATGATAAGCCTTACTATGAAAGCCAACCACCATATGCCTATAAGTTATCACTACCTACATATATCTACAACTCTCCTCCTCCACCATCCCtctcaccaccaccaccacctccatcACCTTCACCTCCTCCTCCACCATCTCCTTCACCACCACCAGCTCCATCCCCTTCACCTCCTATTCCACCATCTCCCTCACCATCCCCTCCTCCATCACCACCACCTCCATCCCctttaggggtgttcatggttcatgaactGAACTGA
- the LOC131640022 gene encoding extensin-2-like, which translates to SPSPPTYVYNSPPPPSVYNSQPPPSPSPLHSYIYNSPPPPSSSPPPPPPYLYNSPPPPPLQSSPPPPSPSPPPPSPSPPPPSPSPSPPPPSTSPPPPSLSPSPPPPSTSPPPPSPSPSPPPPSPSPPPPPSPSPPPPYIYKSPPPPSHSPPPPYVYKSPPPPSPSPPPRYVYKSPPPPSPSPSPPPPPPSPSPPPSYVYNSPPPPSPSPPSPYIYNSPPPPSSSPPLYHYNSHPHLPCIKLSTKAI; encoded by the coding sequence tcCCCTTCACCTCCTACATATGTTTATAACTCACCACCTCCACCATCTGTCTACAACTCTCAACCGCCACCATCACCCTCCCCTCTTCATTCATATATTTACAACTCACCACCACCTCCATCCTcttcacctcctcctcctcctccataTCTCTACAactcaccaccaccaccaccactacAATCTTCACCACCACCGCCATCCCCATCTCCACCCCCACCATCACcttcaccaccaccaccatctCCATCTCCATCTCCACCCCCACCATCAACTTCACCACCACCTCCTTCACTATCACCATCTCCACCCCCACCATCAACTTCACCACCACCTCCTTCACCATCACCATCTCCACCCCCACCATCTCCTTCACCACCACCTCCACCATCACCTTCACCACCTCCCCCATACATCTACAAGTCACCCCCACCACCATCCCATTCACCACCCCCTCCATATGTGTACAAGTCCCCACCTCCACCATCTCCCTCTCCGCCACCCCGATATGTTTACAAGTCTCCACCACCACCATCCCCATCTCCATCTCCACCCCCACCCCCACCATCTCCATCACCTCCTCCATCATATGTCTACAACTCACCGCCACCTCCTTCACCATCACCGCCGTCTCCATATATTTACAATTCACCACCTCCACCATCTTCATCACCTCCTCTATACCACTATAACTCACACCCACACCTCCCGTGTATTAAGCTTTCTACTAAAGCTATTTAA